The following nucleotide sequence is from Gammaproteobacteria bacterium.
CCAATGCGCGTACACGGAAAGGTCCCAGAAGGCCTATTAAAAGATAGACCAATTAAAAGATAAGACCTATAAAACGATAGTAAATTTACGTAACCAAGACTGAAGAATTAACAGATTAAATATGGCAAATATATATGGCTAAGGCACCAACAAGAACTCGTAAAAAAGTTAAACGCGTTGTTACGGACGGCGTTGCACACGTGCATGCGTCTTTTAACAACACCATTGTGACCATTACCGATCGACAAGGTAATGCACTTTCGTGGGCTACATCAGGTGGTTCTGGTTTCCGAGGTTCTCGTAAAAGCACACCTTTTGCTGCACAGGTTGCGGCTGATCGTGCAGGGCAGGCCGCTCTTGAATACGGTCTTAAGAATTTAGAAGTACGCATTAAAGGTCCAGGCCCAGGTCGTGAATCAGCGGTACGTGCTTTACATGCGGTAGGTTATAAAATTACTAATATCAACGACATTACGCCCATTCCTCATAATGGTTGTCGTCCACCAAAACGACGTCGTGTTTAGGGGTTAATGTTATGGCACGTTATTTAGGACCAAAGTGTAAATTAAGTCGCCGTGAAGGCACCGATCTGTTTTTGAAAGGTCGAGCAAGGCCACTTGATTCAAAATGTAAATTAGATAAACAGCCAGGCCAGCATGGAGACAAGCGTGGGCGTCCATCTAACTATGGCGTGCAGCTTCGTGAGAAGCAAAAACTACGTCGTATCTATGGTGTG
It contains:
- the rpsK gene encoding 30S ribosomal protein S11; the encoded protein is MAKAPTRTRKKVKRVVTDGVAHVHASFNNTIVTITDRQGNALSWATSGGSGFRGSRKSTPFAAQVAADRAGQAALEYGLKNLEVRIKGPGPGRESAVRALHAVGYKITNINDITPIPHNGCRPPKRRRV